One genomic region from Glaciimonas sp. PAMC28666 encodes:
- a CDS encoding SDR family oxidoreductase, which translates to MQRVFITGASSGIGAALALQYAAQGATVGLVGRRRQPLQLVRDRLPHPERHHLYVLDVNDHEALRIAAADFIAEGNGIDVVIASAGISQGTLTEFAEDQKVFESVFATNMLATVATFSPFIATMKQQALAGQRDCRLVGIGSVAGIRGLPGAGAYSGSKAAVMHYCESLRVELRASGIKVVTLVPGYIDTPMTQVNQYRMPFLMPAPEFAAQASAAITSGSSYQVIPWQMGFVAKLLRVLPDWLYDAVFAKAPHKARKV; encoded by the coding sequence ATGCAACGTGTATTTATCACCGGCGCGTCAAGCGGTATCGGTGCGGCGCTGGCCTTACAATATGCGGCACAGGGCGCTACGGTAGGATTGGTGGGCCGTCGCCGCCAGCCCTTGCAACTAGTGCGAGATCGTTTGCCACATCCTGAACGCCATCATTTATATGTACTGGATGTGAATGACCACGAGGCCTTGCGTATCGCTGCGGCCGATTTTATCGCCGAGGGCAATGGGATCGATGTAGTGATTGCCAGCGCAGGGATTTCGCAAGGCACATTGACCGAATTCGCAGAGGACCAAAAAGTGTTCGAGTCCGTGTTCGCCACCAACATGTTGGCCACCGTCGCAACCTTCAGCCCATTTATCGCGACCATGAAGCAACAGGCGTTAGCCGGGCAGCGTGACTGCCGGTTGGTAGGCATCGGTAGCGTTGCCGGTATCCGCGGCTTGCCGGGGGCGGGTGCCTATAGCGGCTCGAAAGCAGCGGTCATGCATTATTGTGAATCGTTGCGCGTTGAATTGCGTGCCAGCGGTATCAAGGTCGTGACGTTGGTGCCGGGTTATATCGATACGCCGATGACGCAGGTCAATCAATATCGGATGCCATTTTTAATGCCAGCTCCGGAGTTTGCAGCCCAGGCCAGCGCTGCAATTACCAGTGGAAGCAGTTATCAGGTCATTCCATGGCAGATGGGGTTTGTGGCAAAATTATTGCGTGTTCTGCCAGACTGGTTATACGATGCGGTATTTGCCAAGGCACCGCACAAGGCACGCAAAGTCTAG
- a CDS encoding amino acid permease, producing the protein MSLFRTKNLDQMILDSQNNTSGLKRTLGPLDLTLLGIGAIVGTGIFVLTGTGALLAGPGLSLSFILAAVACGFAALCYAEFSSTVPVSGSIYTYSYATMGELVAWMIGWDLLLEYGLASSAVSVGWSGYFQSLLSGFGIHIPALLSAAPGSLPGVETWFNLPAFIILLVVTALLSIGVRESARANNIMVFIKLAVVVLFIVVGANHVQPANWKPFLPFGYQGVFNAAAIVFFAFIGFDAVTSAAEEVKRPARDLPIGIIASLTVCTILYVVVASIMTGIVPYEKFLGVDHPVSLALQYAGENWVAGFVDLGAIIGMTTVILVMTYGQTRILFAMSRDGLLPKKLSEVHPRFATPFFTTWLVGVVFALIAAVVPLGVLAELINIGTLMAFSLISAAVLIFRRTRPDIKRPFRCPGVPFVPLAAIFFCVFLMLHLQAVTWMAFGCWLLIGLAVYFGYARKHSLLHPK; encoded by the coding sequence ATGAGTTTGTTTCGCACCAAGAATCTGGATCAAATGATTCTCGATAGTCAGAACAACACCAGCGGCCTCAAACGCACACTGGGGCCACTCGATCTAACCTTGCTCGGCATCGGTGCGATCGTCGGTACCGGTATTTTCGTCCTGACCGGGACCGGTGCCCTGCTCGCTGGGCCTGGCTTATCGCTGTCCTTCATCCTCGCCGCTGTGGCATGCGGGTTCGCGGCATTGTGTTACGCCGAGTTTTCTTCAACCGTGCCGGTTTCCGGTTCGATTTACACCTACAGCTACGCCACCATGGGAGAACTGGTCGCATGGATGATCGGCTGGGATCTATTGCTGGAATACGGGCTGGCGTCCTCTGCAGTCTCGGTTGGCTGGTCAGGTTACTTTCAGTCGTTGCTGTCGGGTTTTGGCATTCATATACCAGCCCTGTTGAGCGCGGCACCCGGCTCGTTGCCCGGGGTTGAAACCTGGTTCAATCTGCCTGCCTTCATCATTTTGCTGGTGGTCACCGCACTGCTATCAATTGGCGTACGCGAATCAGCACGCGCCAATAACATCATGGTGTTTATCAAGTTGGCGGTGGTGGTGTTGTTCATCGTCGTCGGTGCGAACCACGTCCAACCGGCTAACTGGAAGCCGTTTTTACCCTTTGGTTATCAGGGCGTGTTTAACGCGGCAGCGATTGTGTTTTTTGCATTTATCGGCTTTGACGCCGTAACCTCGGCGGCGGAGGAGGTGAAGCGTCCTGCCCGCGATTTGCCCATTGGCATCATCGCTTCGCTCACGGTCTGCACAATCCTGTACGTCGTCGTCGCCAGCATTATGACCGGCATCGTTCCGTACGAAAAATTTCTCGGCGTTGATCACCCGGTTTCACTGGCCTTGCAATATGCCGGTGAAAACTGGGTTGCCGGCTTTGTCGATTTAGGCGCGATTATTGGAATGACAACCGTGATTTTAGTGATGACTTATGGTCAAACACGGATTCTCTTTGCGATGTCACGAGATGGACTGTTACCCAAAAAACTATCCGAGGTGCATCCACGGTTTGCGACACCGTTTTTTACCACCTGGTTAGTCGGCGTTGTGTTTGCGCTCATCGCGGCGGTTGTGCCTTTAGGCGTCCTGGCGGAGTTAATTAATATCGGGACATTGATGGCATTTTCGTTGATTTCAGCGGCGGTCCTGATCTTCCGCAGAACCCGGCCAGATATCAAACGTCCTTTCCGTTGCCCCGGCGTCCCGTTCGTGCCGCTCGCCGCGATCTTTTTCTGCGTATTTTTGATGCTGCATTTGCAGGCAGTGACGTGGATGGCTTTCGGCTGCTGGCTGTTGATCGGTTTGGCGGTGTATTTCGGTTATGCGCGCAAGCACTCATTGTTGCATCCGAAATAA
- a CDS encoding antibiotic biosynthesis monooxygenase translates to MIAATPVPPYYAVIFTSLKTANDQGYDAMSDRMVALAQQQPGFLGIESARESVGITVSYWTSLEAIRAWKAHADHLIAQHSGRAEWYSHYKTRIARVERDYDFESA, encoded by the coding sequence ATGATCGCCGCAACGCCAGTTCCGCCCTATTATGCCGTTATCTTTACCAGTTTGAAAACCGCCAATGATCAGGGTTACGACGCCATGTCGGATCGTATGGTGGCTTTGGCGCAGCAGCAACCCGGCTTTCTCGGCATTGAATCTGCGCGAGAATCGGTTGGCATCACCGTTTCCTACTGGACCTCGCTCGAAGCGATCCGGGCCTGGAAAGCGCATGCAGATCATTTGATCGCGCAACATTCAGGTCGCGCTGAATGGTATTCCCACTATAAAACCCGGATAGCCAGGGTTGAACGCGATTATGACTTCGAATCTGCCTGA
- a CDS encoding MBL fold metallo-hydrolase, translating into MNALEAQLDYAFADNLPEVGSTLEVAPGVRWLRMALPFALNHINLWLLEDSIETPHGTQHGWTIIDCGISNDATRSAWESIFATQLNGLPVLRVLVTHCHPDHVGSADWLCQRWQAPLWMSSGEYFSARMMSAALPGSDGSAMLPHFEMHGMRDPEVIAKVGQRKSYYPDMVPAVPHAYHRLHDQQLFRIGAHEWRVITGFGHAPEHVALYCADLNVLIAGDMVLPRISTNVSVFAIEPESNPVRQYLESLEKYRDLPATTLVLPSHGKPFRGLQTRIDQLNAHHHDRLAEVVEACATPQSASDIVPIMFPRALDAHQMTFALGEALAHLHKLWFDGVLTRRMDADNIYRFQTH; encoded by the coding sequence ATGAATGCCCTTGAAGCCCAGCTTGATTACGCTTTTGCAGATAATTTGCCCGAGGTTGGCAGCACGCTAGAGGTCGCCCCCGGCGTACGTTGGTTACGCATGGCGTTACCGTTTGCACTTAACCATATTAATTTATGGCTTCTGGAAGACAGCATCGAAACACCCCACGGCACCCAACATGGCTGGACCATCATCGATTGCGGCATCTCCAACGATGCGACCCGAAGCGCATGGGAAAGTATTTTCGCGACACAATTAAATGGCTTACCTGTACTCCGCGTTCTGGTAACGCATTGCCATCCTGATCATGTAGGTTCGGCGGACTGGCTCTGCCAGCGCTGGCAAGCACCTTTATGGATGAGTTCTGGTGAGTATTTTTCGGCGCGCATGATGTCAGCTGCGTTGCCGGGCTCCGATGGGAGTGCGATGTTGCCGCATTTTGAGATGCACGGAATGCGCGACCCGGAAGTCATTGCGAAAGTAGGGCAACGTAAATCCTATTATCCGGACATGGTCCCCGCGGTTCCTCACGCCTATCATCGATTACATGATCAGCAACTGTTTCGCATCGGCGCGCATGAATGGCGGGTGATCACCGGCTTTGGTCATGCGCCCGAGCATGTGGCGCTGTATTGCGCAGATCTGAACGTACTGATAGCGGGCGATATGGTGTTGCCGCGGATCTCGACCAATGTCTCGGTATTTGCGATCGAGCCAGAGTCTAATCCGGTCCGGCAATATCTCGAATCACTTGAAAAATACCGCGATCTCCCGGCCACAACTCTGGTGTTGCCGTCTCACGGCAAACCGTTCCGTGGCTTACAGACGCGCATTGATCAGCTCAATGCGCACCACCATGACCGACTGGCTGAAGTAGTGGAGGCATGCGCCACTCCACAGTCTGCCAGCGATATTGTGCCGATCATGTTTCCCCGCGCTCTAGACGCGCATCAAATGACGTTCGCACTGGGTGAAGCGCTGGCGCATCTGCATAAATTATGGTTTGACGGCGTGCTTACGCGGCGTATGGATGCCGACAATATCTATCGCTTTCAGACGCATTGA